From a region of the Streptomyces sp. NBC_01454 genome:
- a CDS encoding ABC-F family ATP-binding cassette domain-containing protein produces the protein MATNLVNLEAVGKVYGTRALLDGVSLGVNEGDRIGVVGRNGDGKTTLIRILAKLEETDNGRVTHNSGLRLGVLTQHDSLDPAATIRHEVIGDLADHEWAGNAKIRDVLTGLFGDLHMPGFTQGLDTVIGPLSGGERRRIALAKLLIAEQDLIVLDEPTNHLDVEGISWLAGHLRARRSALVVVTHDRWFLDQVCTRMWDVQRGDVHEYEGGYSDYVFARAERERIAATEEVKRQNLMRKELAWLRRGAPARTSKPRFRIEAANELIADVPPPRDNAELMKFASSRLGKTVFELKDVSVQAGPKVLLKHLTWQLGPGDRIGLVGVNGAGKTSLLRALADAARTQGETQPVAGRVIVGKTVKLAYLSQEVGELDPALRVLEAVQRVRERVDLGKGREMTAGQLCEKFGFTKEKQWTPVGDLSGGERRRLQILRLLMDEPNVLFLDEPTNDLDIETLTQLEDVLDSWPGSLIVISHDRYFIERTTDRVHALLGDATLRMLPRGLDEYLERRQQVIDAAMPAPAQQTAAPKKAAAVNRAAQKELQKIERQLDKLVDKETKLHAQIAENATDFEKVAGLDAQLRELSTEKDELEMRWLELAEEA, from the coding sequence ATGGCCACGAACCTCGTCAATCTGGAAGCCGTCGGCAAGGTGTACGGAACCCGTGCCCTGCTCGACGGTGTCTCGCTCGGCGTCAACGAGGGGGACCGGATCGGCGTCGTCGGACGCAACGGGGACGGCAAGACCACCCTGATCCGGATCCTCGCCAAGCTGGAGGAAACGGACAACGGCCGGGTCACCCACAACAGCGGGCTGCGCCTCGGTGTCCTCACCCAGCACGACTCCCTCGACCCGGCCGCGACCATCCGGCACGAGGTCATCGGCGACCTCGCGGACCACGAGTGGGCCGGCAACGCCAAGATCCGCGACGTGCTGACCGGCCTCTTCGGCGATCTGCACATGCCGGGCTTCACCCAGGGCCTGGACACCGTGATCGGCCCGCTGTCCGGTGGTGAGCGCCGCCGTATTGCGCTGGCCAAGCTGCTGATCGCCGAGCAGGACCTGATCGTCCTGGACGAGCCCACCAACCACCTCGACGTCGAGGGCATCTCCTGGCTGGCCGGGCACCTGCGCGCCCGCCGCTCCGCCCTCGTGGTCGTCACCCACGACCGGTGGTTCCTCGACCAGGTCTGTACGCGGATGTGGGACGTCCAGCGTGGCGACGTCCACGAGTACGAGGGCGGCTACAGCGACTACGTCTTCGCGCGGGCCGAGCGCGAGCGGATCGCCGCCACCGAAGAGGTCAAGCGGCAGAACCTGATGCGCAAGGAGCTGGCGTGGCTGCGGCGCGGCGCCCCGGCCCGCACGAGCAAGCCCCGCTTCCGCATCGAGGCCGCCAACGAACTGATCGCGGACGTCCCGCCGCCGCGCGACAACGCCGAGCTGATGAAGTTCGCCAGCTCCCGGCTGGGCAAGACCGTCTTCGAGCTGAAGGACGTCAGCGTCCAGGCCGGGCCGAAGGTCCTCCTCAAGCACCTGACCTGGCAGCTGGGTCCGGGCGACCGGATCGGCCTGGTGGGCGTCAACGGTGCCGGCAAGACCTCGCTGCTGCGGGCGCTCGCCGACGCCGCCCGTACGCAGGGCGAGACCCAGCCGGTGGCCGGCCGGGTCATCGTCGGCAAGACCGTGAAGCTGGCGTACCTCTCCCAGGAAGTCGGCGAACTCGACCCGGCGCTGCGGGTACTGGAGGCCGTCCAGCGGGTGCGCGAGCGGGTCGACCTGGGCAAGGGGCGGGAGATGACCGCCGGCCAGCTGTGCGAGAAGTTCGGCTTCACGAAGGAGAAGCAGTGGACGCCGGTCGGCGACCTCTCCGGCGGTGAGCGCCGCCGCCTGCAGATCCTGCGCCTCCTCATGGACGAGCCCAACGTCCTCTTCCTCGACGAGCCGACGAACGACCTGGACATCGAGACGCTGACGCAACTGGAGGACGTGCTCGACAGCTGGCCCGGCTCCCTCATCGTCATCAGCCATGACCGCTACTTCATCGAGCGCACCACCGACCGCGTCCACGCCCTCCTCGGCGACGCCACGCTGCGGATGCTGCCGCGCGGCCTGGACGAGTACCTGGAGCGCCGCCAGCAGGTCATCGATGCCGCGATGCCGGCGCCCGCCCAGCAGACGGCCGCCCCCAAGAAGGCCGCGGCCGTCAACCGCGCCGCCCAGAAGGAACTCCAGAAGATCGAGCGCCAGTTGGACAAGCTCGTCGACAAGGAGACCAAGCTCCACGCCCAAATCGCCGAAAACGCCACCGACTTCGAAAAGGTCGCCGGCCTCGACGCCCAACTCCGCGAACTGAGCACGGAGAAGGACGAGTTGGAAATGCGGTGGCTGGAGCTGGCGGAGGAGGCGTAG